Proteins from a genomic interval of Streptomyces sp. Tu6071:
- a CDS encoding DUF2752 domain-containing protein, with the protein MTTSAPSARPARRLAAPALALVGVAGAFAYVGAVDPNEPGHYPACPLLRFTGIYCPGCGGLRSAHAVAHGDLAAAFQDNALAVLGYGLAAVLWLVWAVRAARGRDLAVLQPPARLRWALGAVVLVFTLVRNLPLGGFLHP; encoded by the coding sequence GTGACCACCTCCGCCCCCTCCGCGCGTCCCGCCCGCCGCCTCGCCGCCCCCGCTCTCGCCCTCGTCGGCGTGGCGGGGGCGTTCGCGTACGTGGGGGCCGTCGACCCGAACGAACCCGGGCACTACCCCGCCTGCCCGCTCCTGCGGTTCACCGGGATCTACTGCCCCGGCTGCGGGGGACTGCGCAGCGCGCACGCCGTCGCGCACGGGGACCTCGCGGCGGCCTTCCAGGACAACGCGCTCGCCGTGCTCGGCTACGGGCTCGCCGCCGTGCTCTGGCTCGTGTGGGCCGTACGCGCCGCGCGGGGCCGGGACCTCGCGGTGCTCCAGCCCCCGGCCCGGCTGCGCTGGGCCCTCGGGGCCGTCGTCCTCGTCTTCACGCTCGTACGGAACCTGCCGCTCGGCGGTTTCCTGCACCCCTGA
- the trpC gene encoding indole-3-glycerol phosphate synthase TrpC — translation MSVLDEIIDGVRADLAERQARVSLDELKERAARAPEARDGLAALGGEGVQVICEVKRSSPSKGALAAIADPAALAADYEAGGAAVISVLTEQRRFGGSLADLEAVRAKVDIPVLRKDFIVTSYQLWEARAYGADLALLIVAALEQPALESLIERAVSIGLTPLVEAHDEAEVERAVAAGARLIGINARNLKNLKVDRNTFERVAPEVPAGVLKVAESGVRGPHDLIAYANAGADAVLVGESLVTGRDPKTAVADLVAAGAHPALRHGRD, via the coding sequence GTGAGTGTGCTCGACGAGATCATCGACGGAGTGCGTGCCGACCTCGCGGAACGGCAGGCGCGCGTCAGCCTCGACGAGCTGAAGGAGCGTGCGGCCCGCGCCCCGGAGGCCCGCGACGGGCTCGCCGCGCTCGGCGGCGAGGGCGTGCAGGTCATCTGCGAGGTCAAGCGCTCCAGCCCCTCCAAGGGCGCGCTCGCCGCAATCGCCGACCCCGCCGCGCTCGCGGCGGACTACGAGGCGGGCGGCGCCGCCGTCATCTCCGTGCTCACCGAGCAGCGCCGCTTCGGCGGCTCGCTCGCCGACCTCGAAGCCGTCCGCGCCAAGGTCGACATCCCCGTCCTGCGCAAGGACTTCATCGTCACCTCGTACCAGCTCTGGGAAGCCCGCGCCTACGGGGCCGACCTCGCGCTCCTCATCGTCGCGGCCCTGGAGCAGCCCGCGCTCGAATCGCTCATCGAGCGCGCCGTCTCGATCGGCCTCACGCCGCTCGTCGAGGCGCACGACGAGGCGGAGGTCGAGCGCGCGGTCGCCGCGGGCGCCCGCCTCATCGGCATCAACGCGCGCAACCTGAAGAACCTCAAGGTCGACCGCAACACCTTCGAGCGCGTCGCCCCCGAGGTGCCCGCGGGGGTCCTCAAGGTCGCCGAGTCCGGCGTTCGCGGCCCGCACGACCTCATCGCCTACGCCAACGCGGGCGCCGACGCCGTCCTCGTCGGCGAGTCCCTCGTCACCGGGCGCGACCCGAAGACCGCCGTCGCCGACCTCGTCGCCGCGGGCGCCCACCCCGCGCTGCGCCACGGACGGGACTGA
- the trpM gene encoding tryptophan biosynthesis modulator TrpM: MTPASPAPATRQAPCPSGSAACAAGSGLAVPARPGPVGERAACAPARDPYARLARGCRPRGCRAPARRVHGRRVRYVIGDEPGQVNGMRWRRTGR, translated from the coding sequence ATGACCCCCGCTTCCCCCGCCCCCGCGACCCGGCAGGCCCCGTGCCCGTCCGGGTCCGCGGCGTGCGCGGCGGGCAGCGGTCTCGCGGTTCCCGCCCGGCCCGGCCCCGTGGGGGAGCGGGCGGCGTGCGCGCCGGCCCGCGACCCGTACGCGCGACTCGCCCGGGGCTGCCGCCCGCGCGGCTGCCGCGCCCCCGCGCGCCGCGTCCACGGCCGCCGCGTGCGGTACGTGATCGGGGACGAGCCGGGCCAGGTCAACGGCATGCGATGGCGTCGCACCGGCCGCTGA
- the trpB gene encoding tryptophan synthase subunit beta, whose amino-acid sequence MSYEASPAHDFFVPDPEGLSPNTEGYFGRFGGAFIPEALVAAVDEVAVAYDKAKSDPAFAAELNDLLLNYTGRPSALTEVPRFAGHAGGARVFLKREDLNHTGSHKINNVLGQALLTRRMGKTRVIAETGAGQHGVATATACALFGLDCTIYMGEIDTERQALNVARMRMLGAEVVAVKSGSRTLKDAINEAFRDWVANVEHTHYLFGTVAGPHPFPAMVRDFHRVIGVEARRQLLERTGRLPDAAVACVGGGSNAMGLFHAFLPDEGVRLVGCEAAGHGVASGEHAATLTAGEPGILHGSRSYVLQDEEGQITEPYSISAGLDYPGIGPEHAHLRESGRAEYRPVTDREAMEALRLLSRTEGIIPAIESAHALAGALDIGRELGPDGLVLVNLSGRGDKDMDTAAKYFGLYDDESVVVDGIVRADAEGEPQ is encoded by the coding sequence ATGTCATACGAGGCATCCCCGGCGCACGACTTCTTCGTGCCCGATCCCGAGGGCCTGAGCCCGAACACCGAGGGCTACTTCGGCCGTTTCGGCGGCGCCTTCATCCCCGAGGCGCTCGTCGCCGCCGTGGACGAGGTCGCCGTCGCCTACGACAAGGCCAAGAGCGACCCCGCCTTCGCCGCCGAGCTGAACGACCTCCTCCTCAACTACACCGGGCGCCCCAGCGCCCTCACCGAGGTGCCGCGCTTCGCCGGACACGCGGGCGGCGCCCGCGTGTTCCTCAAGCGCGAGGACCTCAACCACACCGGCTCGCACAAGATCAACAACGTGCTCGGGCAGGCGCTGCTCACCCGCCGCATGGGCAAGACCCGCGTCATCGCCGAGACCGGCGCGGGACAGCACGGCGTCGCGACCGCGACCGCCTGCGCCCTCTTCGGCCTGGACTGCACGATCTACATGGGCGAGATCGACACCGAGCGGCAGGCCCTCAACGTGGCCCGCATGCGGATGCTCGGCGCCGAGGTCGTCGCCGTGAAGTCCGGCAGCCGCACCCTCAAGGACGCCATCAACGAGGCGTTCCGCGACTGGGTCGCCAACGTCGAGCACACGCACTACCTCTTCGGCACCGTCGCGGGCCCGCACCCCTTCCCGGCGATGGTCCGCGACTTCCACCGCGTCATCGGCGTCGAGGCCCGCCGCCAGCTCCTGGAGCGCACCGGCAGGCTCCCGGACGCGGCGGTCGCCTGCGTCGGCGGCGGCTCCAACGCGATGGGCCTGTTCCACGCCTTCCTGCCCGACGAGGGCGTCCGGCTCGTCGGCTGCGAGGCCGCCGGCCACGGGGTCGCCTCCGGCGAGCACGCGGCGACCCTCACGGCGGGCGAGCCGGGGATACTGCACGGCTCCCGCTCCTACGTCCTCCAGGACGAGGAGGGCCAGATCACCGAGCCGTACTCGATCTCGGCCGGGCTCGACTACCCCGGCATCGGCCCCGAGCACGCGCACCTGCGCGAGTCCGGGCGCGCCGAGTACCGCCCGGTCACCGACCGCGAGGCGATGGAGGCGCTGCGGCTCCTGTCGCGCACCGAGGGCATCATCCCGGCCATCGAGTCGGCGCACGCCCTCGCGGGCGCCCTCGACATCGGCCGCGAACTCGGCCCCGACGGGCTCGTCCTCGTCAACCTGTCCGGCCGCGGCGACAAGGACATGGACACCGCCGCCAAGTACTTCGGCCTCTACGACGACGAATCGGTCGTCGTGGACGGCATCGTCCGCGCCGACGCGGAGGGGGAGCCCCAGTGA
- the trpA gene encoding tryptophan synthase subunit alpha — translation MSQHHVGQSALLSETLAGARAENRAALVAYLPAGFPSIEGGAKAVRAALEGGADVVEVGLPHSDPVMDGPVIQTADDIALRGGLKIRHVMDTVRQAFEATGKPVLVMTYWNPIDRYGIERFTRELAEAGGAGCILPDLPVQESAEWRAHAEKHGLATVFVVAPSSTDKRLGEITAAGSGFVYAASLMGVTGTRDSVGEQAKDLVTRTRATTDLPVCVGIGVSTPAHAAEVAAFADGVIVGSAFVKRLLDAPDEESGLAAVRELAGELAKGVRRRG, via the coding sequence GTGAGTCAGCACCACGTTGGACAGTCCGCGCTTCTGAGCGAGACCCTCGCGGGGGCCCGCGCCGAGAACCGCGCCGCGCTCGTCGCGTACCTCCCGGCGGGCTTCCCGAGCATCGAGGGCGGGGCGAAGGCCGTGCGGGCCGCGCTCGAAGGCGGCGCCGACGTCGTCGAGGTCGGGCTGCCGCACTCCGACCCGGTCATGGACGGCCCGGTCATCCAGACCGCCGACGACATCGCGCTGCGCGGCGGCCTCAAGATCCGGCACGTCATGGACACCGTCCGGCAGGCGTTCGAGGCGACGGGCAAGCCCGTCCTCGTCATGACCTACTGGAACCCGATCGACCGCTACGGCATCGAGCGCTTCACCCGCGAACTCGCCGAGGCCGGGGGAGCGGGCTGCATCCTGCCCGACCTGCCCGTGCAGGAGTCCGCCGAGTGGCGCGCGCACGCCGAGAAGCACGGTCTCGCGACGGTCTTCGTCGTCGCGCCCAGCAGCACCGACAAGCGGCTCGGCGAGATCACGGCGGCGGGCAGCGGCTTCGTCTACGCGGCCTCGCTCATGGGCGTCACGGGCACGCGCGACTCGGTCGGCGAACAGGCCAAGGACCTCGTGACCCGCACCCGCGCCACGACGGACCTGCCGGTCTGCGTCGGCATCGGCGTCTCGACCCCCGCCCACGCCGCCGAGGTCGCCGCCTTCGCGGACGGCGTCATCGTCGGCTCCGCCTTCGTCAAGCGCCTCCTGGACGCGCCCGACGAGGAGTCGGGACTCGCTGCGGTACGGGAACTGGCGGGCGAGCTGGCGAAGGGCGTCCGGCGGCGGGGCTGA
- a CDS encoding DsbA family protein, with protein sequence MSEKNRQGKLSARDRIAADRRREEAREKRRKSLVMGAVVLGVLVVVGGVGAAVTIGKKGSTDSAGPVVAPKGATGEDGLAIPLGEKSAPSVLTIWEDFRCPACAQFENGFRSAVHELTASGKLRVEYHLATLIDGNMGGSGSATAANAALCAQDEGKFPAYHDVLYANQPAETTDPYAEPDKLLALAKKVKGLDTPAFRDCVSGNTHRAWVAKSNEKFQQGDFRGTPTVILDGKDVFKNPKPAFTPERLKELVEEKAAKG encoded by the coding sequence GTGAGCGAGAAGAATCGTCAGGGAAAGCTGTCCGCGCGGGACCGCATCGCGGCCGACCGCCGTCGTGAGGAGGCCCGCGAGAAGCGGCGCAAGAGCCTCGTGATGGGCGCCGTCGTCCTCGGGGTGCTCGTCGTCGTGGGGGGCGTCGGCGCCGCCGTCACGATCGGCAAGAAGGGCAGTACGGACTCCGCGGGGCCCGTCGTGGCCCCCAAGGGCGCGACGGGCGAGGACGGGCTCGCCATCCCGCTCGGCGAGAAGTCGGCCCCCTCCGTCCTCACCATCTGGGAGGACTTCCGCTGCCCGGCCTGCGCCCAGTTCGAGAACGGCTTCCGGTCCGCGGTCCACGAGCTGACCGCCTCGGGCAAGCTCCGCGTCGAGTACCACCTCGCCACCCTCATCGACGGCAACATGGGGGGCAGCGGCTCGGCGACGGCGGCCAACGCGGCGCTCTGCGCGCAGGACGAGGGCAAGTTCCCCGCGTACCACGACGTCCTCTACGCCAACCAGCCCGCCGAGACGACCGACCCCTACGCCGAGCCGGACAAGCTCCTCGCCCTCGCCAAGAAGGTCAAGGGCCTCGACACGCCCGCCTTCCGCGACTGCGTGAGCGGGAACACCCACCGCGCCTGGGTCGCGAAGTCCAACGAGAAGTTCCAGCAGGGCGACTTCCGCGGCACCCCCACGGTGATCCTCGACGGCAAAGACGTCTTCAAGAACCCGAAGCCCGCCTTCACGCCCGAGCGCCTGAAGGAGC